The Saccharopolyspora gloriosae genome has a segment encoding these proteins:
- a CDS encoding ABC transporter permease gives MTATEPAPPREADAPSPAQLVRARRRAAAAESWRVFRADRGGLIGLVLLVVIAALALLAPLLTDQTGLDVTKVTGEGLQPPSAANWLGTDESGRSVLLLTWWGARVSLLVGLAAAVLSVVIGTVVGVLAAHFGGWTSTLLMRFTDFFLVLPALVLAIALSTVLARGLPTIVLAIGVTSWPTTARLVRAQTLTVEARPYIERAKVLGGGHRHVIGRHVLPAVLPLVFANTTLSVASAIIMESTLSFLGLGDPSRVSWGSMLKSAMDTGAVTGGAWWYLLPPGVGIVLVVLSFTLCGRAMEAVFNPRLRGKR, from the coding sequence ATGACGGCCACCGAACCGGCTCCGCCGCGGGAAGCGGACGCTCCGAGCCCCGCGCAGCTCGTGCGGGCTCGGCGGCGGGCCGCGGCGGCCGAGTCCTGGCGGGTGTTCCGCGCCGATCGAGGCGGTCTGATCGGGCTGGTGCTGCTGGTGGTGATCGCCGCACTGGCGTTGCTGGCACCGCTGTTGACCGACCAGACCGGGCTGGACGTCACCAAGGTGACCGGCGAGGGATTGCAGCCGCCGAGTGCGGCGAACTGGCTGGGCACCGACGAGTCGGGCCGGTCGGTGCTGCTGCTGACCTGGTGGGGCGCGCGGGTGTCGCTGCTGGTGGGGCTGGCCGCGGCGGTGCTGTCGGTGGTGATCGGCACGGTCGTGGGCGTGCTCGCCGCGCACTTCGGCGGCTGGACCTCGACGCTGCTGATGCGGTTCACCGACTTCTTCCTGGTGCTGCCCGCGCTGGTGCTGGCCATCGCGTTGTCGACGGTGCTGGCGCGCGGGTTGCCGACGATCGTGCTCGCGATCGGCGTGACCTCGTGGCCGACGACGGCCCGGCTGGTGCGGGCGCAGACGCTGACCGTGGAGGCGCGGCCCTACATCGAGCGGGCGAAGGTGCTCGGCGGCGGGCATCGCCACGTCATCGGCAGGCACGTGCTGCCCGCGGTGCTGCCGCTGGTGTTCGCGAACACCACGTTGTCGGTGGCCAGCGCGATCATCATGGAGTCCACCCTGTCGTTCCTCGGACTCGGTGATCCGAGCCGGGTTTCGTGGGGTTCGATGCTGAAGTCGGCGATGGACACCGGCGCGGTCACCGGCGGCGCCTGGTGGTACCTGCTGCCGCCGGGCGTCGGGATCGTGCTGGTGGTGCTGAGCTTCACGCTGTGCGGAAGGGCGATGGAAGCGGTGTTCAACCCGAGGCTGCGGGGGAAGCGATGA
- a CDS encoding ABC transporter substrate-binding protein, giving the protein MGRKILVALVVLGGLLMPNAAIAQPSAGGAAKLRVAVPQQIDSLNPFLGYSLAATDLFRLIYPTLTTYSPQDFSATPELAERWETSPDKLTWTFHIRPGVQWTDGQPVTARDAAYTYDRMMHDPAAATANGNFVENFESVSAPDDGTLVIRTKTPQSTMLAIDAPIVPEHVWSKVDDVAGFANDRMPVVGSGPFELTEYEPEQYAMLRANPRFWRGPPKVSELQFVQFKNTDASVQALRKGEVDVAQKLTPAQFDALADEPDVEQVKGQGRRFFEMLINPGAANSAGAPIGTGHPALRDVRVRRAIDQAINKQALVDRVLNGYGQVGGGYLPPIFDDYHWTPPQPRGFDPAAANAQLDAAGYRRGPDGIRRTPQGEPLNLGFMLHASTSADAQVGEFVKRWLADVGIAVELEPVSDNQVNDRTTAGDFDLAISGWSANPDPDYVLRLQTCGSRPSPEGGGTPDSFLCDQQYDDLYARQLGEFDPAKRIDLVKQAQRRFYDQATASVLYYQNSLEAHRSDRYSGFTTQPAAEGVITGQQGYWGYYGAQPTPAAMNSQDTDYGTVAWVLVGIVVIAGVVILLVVRHRRATVDERE; this is encoded by the coding sequence GTGGGCCGGAAAATCCTCGTTGCGCTGGTCGTCCTGGGCGGGTTGCTCATGCCGAACGCCGCCATCGCGCAGCCTTCGGCGGGTGGTGCGGCGAAGCTGCGGGTCGCGGTGCCGCAGCAGATCGACTCGCTCAACCCGTTCCTCGGGTACTCGCTGGCGGCCACGGACCTGTTCCGGCTGATCTACCCCACGCTGACCACCTACAGCCCGCAGGACTTCTCGGCCACGCCCGAGCTGGCGGAGCGCTGGGAGACCTCGCCGGACAAGCTGACCTGGACTTTCCACATCCGCCCCGGCGTGCAGTGGACCGACGGGCAGCCGGTGACGGCCCGCGACGCGGCCTACACCTACGACCGGATGATGCATGATCCCGCCGCGGCCACCGCGAACGGCAACTTCGTGGAGAACTTCGAATCGGTCTCGGCACCGGACGACGGCACGCTGGTGATCCGCACCAAGACTCCGCAGTCGACGATGCTGGCTATCGACGCGCCGATCGTGCCCGAGCACGTGTGGTCGAAGGTCGACGACGTCGCCGGGTTCGCCAACGACCGGATGCCGGTGGTGGGTTCCGGGCCGTTCGAACTCACCGAGTACGAGCCGGAGCAGTACGCCATGCTGCGCGCGAACCCGCGGTTCTGGCGGGGGCCGCCGAAGGTCTCCGAGTTGCAGTTCGTGCAGTTCAAGAACACCGACGCGTCGGTGCAGGCGCTGCGCAAGGGCGAAGTGGACGTCGCGCAGAAGCTCACTCCCGCGCAGTTCGACGCGCTGGCCGACGAGCCGGACGTCGAGCAGGTCAAGGGCCAGGGGCGCCGGTTCTTCGAAATGCTGATCAACCCGGGCGCGGCCAACAGCGCGGGCGCTCCCATCGGCACCGGGCATCCGGCGTTGCGGGACGTGCGAGTGCGCCGCGCGATCGATCAGGCCATCAACAAGCAGGCCCTGGTGGATCGGGTGCTCAACGGTTACGGGCAGGTCGGCGGCGGCTACCTGCCGCCGATCTTCGACGACTACCACTGGACGCCGCCGCAGCCGCGCGGATTCGACCCGGCCGCTGCCAACGCGCAGCTCGACGCGGCCGGCTATCGGCGCGGGCCGGACGGAATTCGCCGCACACCGCAGGGCGAGCCGTTGAACCTCGGGTTCATGCTGCACGCGAGCACCTCGGCGGACGCGCAGGTCGGTGAGTTCGTGAAGCGTTGGCTGGCCGACGTCGGCATCGCCGTCGAGCTGGAACCGGTCTCGGACAACCAGGTCAACGACCGCACCACCGCGGGTGACTTCGACCTGGCGATCTCCGGCTGGTCGGCGAACCCGGACCCGGACTACGTGCTGCGGTTGCAGACCTGCGGCTCCCGGCCGAGCCCCGAAGGCGGCGGTACGCCCGACTCGTTCCTGTGCGACCAGCAGTACGACGACCTCTACGCGCGGCAGCTCGGCGAGTTCGACCCGGCGAAGCGGATCGACCTGGTCAAGCAGGCGCAGCGGCGGTTCTACGACCAGGCGACCGCATCGGTGCTGTACTACCAGAACTCACTGGAGGCGCACCGCAGCGACCGCTACAGCGGCTTCACCACGCAGCCCGCCGCTGAGGGGGTCATCACCGGGCAGCAGGGCTATTGGGGTTACTACGGCGCGCAGCCCACCCCGGCCGCGATGAACTCGCAGGACACCGACTACGGAACGGTCGCGTGGGTGCTGGTCGGGATCGTGGTGATCGCCGGAGTGGTGATCCTGCTGGTGGTGCGGCACCGGCGAGCCACCGTCGACGAACGGGAGTGA
- a CDS encoding uridine kinase, translated as MRVRAITPEKLTGELADVLDGERRRWVRVAVDGAAAAGTARFADELVEPLRVRGREVVRVRMDGYVRPASLRFEHGRDDPDSFYESWFDLAGLSREVLDPLADGGTGEVLPALWDATTDRSPRLDRVRLPERGVVLVDGPLLLGAGLPFDRTVHLWLPGGSLARHTAEADRWTLPAFDRYSAEVAPERLADHVIRVDRPGHPAVVDEVD; from the coding sequence ATGCGGGTTCGGGCGATCACTCCGGAGAAGTTGACGGGCGAGCTCGCCGACGTCCTCGACGGGGAGCGGCGGCGGTGGGTCCGGGTCGCCGTGGACGGGGCGGCGGCCGCGGGCACGGCGCGTTTCGCCGATGAGCTGGTGGAACCGCTGCGGGTGCGCGGCCGCGAAGTGGTGCGGGTGCGCATGGACGGGTACGTGCGCCCGGCTTCGCTGCGGTTCGAGCACGGACGGGACGACCCGGATTCGTTCTACGAGAGCTGGTTCGACCTCGCCGGGCTGAGCCGCGAGGTGCTCGACCCGCTGGCCGACGGCGGCACCGGCGAGGTGCTGCCCGCGCTGTGGGACGCCACGACCGACCGCTCCCCCAGGCTCGACCGGGTGCGGCTGCCGGAGCGCGGCGTGGTGCTCGTGGACGGTCCGCTGCTGCTCGGCGCGGGCCTGCCGTTCGACCGCACGGTGCACCTGTGGCTGCCGGGAGGTTCGCTCGCGCGGCACACCGCCGAGGCCGACCGGTGGACGCTGCCCGCCTTCGACCGCTACAGCGCCGAAGTCGCCCCGGAACGCCTCGCCGACCACGTCATCCGCGTCGACCGCCCCGGCCATCCGGCCGTCGTGGACGAGGTGGACTGA
- a CDS encoding serine protease, with protein sequence MMSTKLKGLVVGCTALAAGSLTATPAAAASVAEHPMATSAAEQQAVRDYWTPERIAALTEPSSDNPPKAGPDGAPWTIRNALPTTVGRLFFTDHGTDASCTATVVEAGNRSTIVTAGHCVNATDLLGEDNQWTRNVLFIPGYHDGQEPYGRFTGRIGFVDETWLDNDQQHGEIYGAYDQATVVLNPNERGQRAQDAIGAAQRIGFDEPGEGTATSFGYPRASSDPARDGLPEYIGERLAYCQGPAKEYLGTPENPAAPGQWGPSCVMGGGSSGGPRFSELSAETGIGTVVGANTQSGSFDSAGNPCPSGEQEECTRHLVGPQFTTEITEPLHQSAEKAW encoded by the coding sequence ATGATGAGCACGAAGTTGAAGGGCCTGGTCGTCGGGTGCACGGCGCTGGCAGCGGGATCGCTGACCGCCACGCCCGCCGCGGCCGCCTCCGTCGCCGAGCACCCCATGGCGACCAGCGCGGCGGAACAACAGGCGGTGCGGGACTACTGGACCCCCGAGCGCATCGCCGCGCTCACCGAGCCCTCGTCGGACAACCCGCCCAAAGCCGGGCCGGACGGCGCCCCGTGGACCATTCGCAACGCCCTGCCCACGACCGTGGGACGACTTTTCTTCACCGACCACGGCACGGACGCCAGCTGCACCGCGACCGTGGTGGAGGCGGGCAACCGCAGCACGATCGTCACCGCCGGGCACTGCGTCAACGCCACGGACCTGCTCGGCGAGGACAACCAGTGGACGCGCAACGTGCTGTTCATCCCGGGCTACCACGATGGGCAAGAGCCCTACGGCCGGTTCACCGGCCGGATCGGCTTCGTCGACGAGACCTGGCTGGACAACGACCAGCAGCACGGCGAGATCTACGGCGCCTACGACCAGGCCACCGTGGTGCTCAATCCGAACGAGCGCGGGCAGCGAGCCCAGGACGCGATCGGCGCCGCCCAGCGCATCGGCTTCGACGAGCCGGGCGAGGGCACCGCGACGTCGTTCGGATATCCCCGCGCCTCTTCGGATCCCGCGCGGGACGGCCTGCCCGAATACATCGGCGAGCGGCTCGCCTACTGCCAGGGACCGGCGAAGGAGTACCTCGGTACTCCCGAAAACCCGGCGGCGCCAGGGCAATGGGGGCCGTCCTGCGTCATGGGCGGCGGCTCCAGCGGCGGACCCCGGTTCTCCGAACTGTCCGCGGAGACCGGTATCGGCACGGTCGTCGGCGCCAACACCCAGAGCGGCTCCTTCGACAGCGCCGGGAACCCGTGCCCTTCCGGCGAGCAGGAGGAATGCACCCGGCACCTGGTGGGGCCGCAGTTCACCACCGAGATCACCGAGCCGCTCCACCAATCGGCCGAGAAGGCCTGGTGA
- the nikE gene encoding ABC transporter ATP-binding protein: MSPILTLRGTSISYRGADGPVPAVHDVDLELEPGDTLGLAGESGCGKTTLAMSVLRLLPRSAVLDGEVLLDGKDVRSLSFGQLRAARWATASVVFQGAMHALNPVQTVGAQIAEPMRLHGTASGDLTGRVAELLESVELPASRAGAYPHELSGGQKQRVMIAMALACEPRLIIADEPTTALDVVVQAQVLALLGRLVAERGIALLMISHDLSVLASSCSRIAVMQDGRIVEQGSSRQVMGSPEHEHSRALAEAFPTVGDPKFRLVGSSQRTGKALLAAEDVSVTFPARSGPPVRAVRVVDLEVGADEIVALVGQSGSGKTTLARTLLGLQQPTSGVVRFDGKVLPATSAGLREYRRQVQLVLQDPTGALNPRNTVYEAVAEGLRIHGDVADEAAKVTEALEAAELRPASKFLSRFPHELSGGQRQRVVIAGALVLAPKVLVADEPVASLDATVRGEILALLLRLRVERGLSTLVITHDLGLAWNIADRVAVMYRGEIVELGTVEQVLLDPQHEYTKTLLAAVPSLDRRPAS, translated from the coding sequence ATGAGCCCGATCCTGACCCTGCGGGGTACGTCGATCTCCTACCGAGGCGCGGACGGTCCGGTGCCCGCAGTGCACGACGTGGACTTGGAGCTGGAGCCGGGGGACACGCTCGGCCTCGCCGGGGAGTCCGGCTGCGGCAAGACGACGCTGGCGATGTCGGTGCTGCGCCTGCTGCCGCGTTCGGCGGTGCTCGACGGCGAGGTGCTGCTCGACGGGAAGGACGTGCGGAGCCTGTCGTTCGGGCAGCTGCGCGCGGCCCGGTGGGCCACGGCGTCGGTGGTGTTCCAGGGCGCGATGCACGCGCTGAACCCGGTGCAGACCGTCGGTGCGCAGATCGCGGAGCCGATGCGGTTGCACGGCACGGCCTCCGGCGACCTGACCGGCCGGGTCGCGGAACTGCTGGAATCGGTGGAGCTGCCCGCGAGCCGCGCGGGCGCGTATCCGCACGAGCTCTCCGGCGGGCAGAAGCAGCGCGTGATGATCGCGATGGCGCTGGCCTGCGAACCGCGGCTGATCATCGCCGATGAGCCGACGACGGCGCTGGACGTGGTGGTGCAGGCCCAGGTGCTGGCGCTGCTGGGCCGGCTCGTCGCGGAGCGCGGGATCGCGCTGCTGATGATCAGCCACGACCTGTCGGTGCTCGCGTCGAGCTGTTCCCGGATCGCGGTGATGCAGGACGGCCGCATCGTCGAGCAGGGGTCGTCGCGCCAGGTCATGGGCTCCCCGGAGCACGAGCACAGCCGGGCGTTGGCCGAGGCGTTCCCCACCGTCGGCGACCCGAAGTTCCGCTTGGTCGGCTCTTCCCAGCGCACCGGGAAGGCGCTGCTGGCGGCGGAGGACGTGTCGGTGACCTTCCCGGCGCGCTCCGGACCGCCGGTGCGGGCGGTGCGCGTGGTGGACCTGGAGGTCGGTGCGGACGAGATCGTCGCGCTCGTCGGGCAGTCCGGATCGGGCAAGACGACGCTGGCGCGCACGCTGCTCGGCCTGCAACAGCCTACGTCGGGCGTGGTGCGGTTCGACGGGAAGGTGCTGCCCGCCACCAGCGCGGGCCTGCGCGAGTACCGGCGGCAGGTGCAGCTGGTACTGCAGGACCCGACCGGGGCGCTCAACCCGCGCAACACCGTCTACGAGGCGGTCGCGGAGGGCCTGCGCATCCACGGGGACGTCGCCGACGAGGCGGCGAAGGTGACCGAAGCGCTGGAGGCGGCGGAGCTGCGGCCCGCGTCGAAGTTCCTGTCCCGGTTCCCGCACGAGCTCTCCGGTGGGCAGCGGCAGCGCGTGGTGATCGCGGGGGCGTTGGTGCTGGCACCGAAGGTGCTAGTCGCGGACGAACCGGTGGCTTCGCTGGACGCGACGGTGCGCGGCGAGATCTTGGCGCTGCTGCTGCGATTGCGCGTCGAACGAGGACTGTCCACTTTGGTCATCACGCACGATCTGGGGCTGGCGTGGAACATCGCCGACCGGGTGGCGGTGATGTACCGGGGCGAGATCGTGGAGCTCGGCACCGTGGAGCAGGTCCTGCTCGACCCGCAGCACGAGTACACGAAGACACTGTTGGCCGCCGTGCCCTCGTTGGACCGGCGCCCGGCGAGCTGA
- a CDS encoding ABC transporter permease, protein MADSTAEAEDRAEHVPSGHVRSGGGWPGYIARKLGGGLVSVFLVAVLGFFLFRVLPGDPVRTMTRGAPVSAEQIEQLRQRFGLDQPLWKQFLDFLGALLRGDLGTSYTYSRPVAELIAERFWPTVLLVGTATVLAVVLGLWIGTRAAWRHGGGFDKASTSIALTLWSVPTFWLGLIVLMVFGVGVGPIPGLFPVGGMSSPDTPAELIPQVLDVARHLVLPSLTMVAVIYAQYLMVMRSSLLEEMGADYLTTARAKGLREDLVRRRHAVPNALLPTVTLIFLHLGLVVGGAITVETVYSWPGLGLLTFEALRVPDLPLLQGTFIVLAGSVIVMNVVADLLYRVLDPRVRAA, encoded by the coding sequence ATGGCCGACTCGACGGCCGAGGCCGAAGACCGCGCGGAGCACGTCCCATCCGGGCACGTCCGCTCCGGTGGCGGCTGGCCCGGCTACATCGCGCGCAAGCTCGGCGGCGGGCTGGTGAGCGTGTTCCTCGTGGCGGTGCTCGGGTTCTTCCTGTTCCGGGTGCTGCCCGGCGACCCGGTGCGCACCATGACGCGCGGCGCTCCGGTCTCGGCCGAGCAGATCGAGCAGTTGCGGCAGCGGTTCGGGCTGGATCAGCCCCTGTGGAAGCAGTTCCTGGACTTCCTCGGCGCGCTGCTGCGCGGTGACCTCGGCACCTCCTACACCTACAGCCGGCCGGTGGCGGAGCTGATCGCCGAGCGGTTCTGGCCGACGGTGCTGTTGGTGGGCACGGCGACGGTGCTGGCGGTCGTGCTCGGGCTGTGGATCGGAACGCGGGCGGCGTGGCGGCACGGCGGCGGGTTCGACAAGGCCTCGACTTCGATCGCGCTGACCTTGTGGTCGGTGCCGACGTTCTGGCTCGGGCTGATCGTGCTCATGGTGTTCGGCGTCGGGGTCGGCCCGATTCCCGGGTTGTTCCCGGTCGGCGGCATGTCTTCGCCGGACACCCCGGCGGAGCTGATCCCGCAGGTGCTGGACGTGGCGCGGCACCTGGTGCTGCCGTCGCTGACGATGGTCGCGGTGATCTACGCGCAGTACCTGATGGTGATGCGGTCCTCGCTGCTGGAGGAGATGGGCGCGGACTACCTCACCACGGCCCGCGCGAAGGGCCTGCGGGAGGACCTGGTGCGGCGCAGGCACGCGGTGCCGAACGCGCTGCTGCCGACCGTGACGTTGATCTTCCTGCACTTGGGGCTGGTGGTCGGCGGCGCGATCACGGTGGAGACGGTGTACTCGTGGCCCGGTCTGGGGCTGCTGACCTTCGAGGCGTTGCGCGTGCCGGACCTGCCGCTGCTGCAGGGCACGTTCATCGTGCTGGCGGGGAGTGTGATCGTGATGAACGTGGTGGCGGACCTGCTCTACCGGGTTCTGGACCCGAGGGTGCGTGCGGCATGA